One Lucilia cuprina isolate Lc7/37 chromosome 4, ASM2204524v1, whole genome shotgun sequence DNA segment encodes these proteins:
- the LOC111676461 gene encoding DNA-directed RNA polymerases I, II, and III subunit RPABC5: MIIPIRCFTCGKVIGNKWESYLGLLQAEYTEGDALDALGLKRYCCRRMLLGHVDLIEKLLNYAPLEK, from the exons atgattatTCCTATACGTTGTTTTACCTGTGGCAAAGTTATTGGCAACAAATGGGAATCTTACTTGGGTTTACTGCAAGCCGAATACACTGAAgg tgATGCCTTGGATGCTTTGGGTTTGAAACGCTATTGTTGCCGTCGTATGTTATTGGGTCATGTGGATTTGATTGAAAAATTGTTGAATTATGCACCTTTGGAGAAATAA
- the LOC111676441 gene encoding putative uncharacterized protein DDB_G0268364 isoform X2: MKPFYLTLLFFALLAVVWGEPALGKHAPYSYHGPKNSKQVAFARGPNNKQKTLVVQIRSDQPVPLVLKGRPNLAHSHAAHTHAHAHSHAHAHGHVLTPHHLSHSHVHHHINAGATHLRGQQRPIKLQAAQSYMKNPTFQRKPLKIKLTNTKTKLSPVHKPATSYDVPFKYEIPTIQSQTYSDLQQLPLDHHHFDFISDNFAPIHTIPAPNLSIQDNHLHPEETYLPPSTPKPQVYHQQKYNYQVNEESTNDQTYVDTLSGSQKLVAPDPDPSLPAAPVRPATEPFNTPSNGKPLPVDIQSNHLSVAQPLLQIVGAQAGQQLAPEIYPIQYTQPIAAIQAAAPVPIYNPTYLVQQSNNLYSQHQQQLFKPAIDAVPVVAAGYVNADLTQEVASNGQILQAAKDPHNNIHPVLDVAPHFAPLIAAPSLDEEQSIDTAPFHLQNLAGPTSAITGTTEAYVEEEQAEAQRQQYEQQLQQQQQLQLQQQQQQEQLHLQQQQLHQQQLEYQQLQQFHQQQQQFQQQHPQYVTPQPQQQALVQPQRHQQQDPAAAAFEEHQRLVQQQLGADTPLRIFVPDEEEARLQKRSDNIVKGTIEDVENTIGVEDEQPQDELYEVSSSVEVSSEDQQQQQQYEQQTETSSNEAE, from the exons ATGAAG cCCTTTTATTTAACCTTACTTTTCTTCGCACTTCTGGCTGTTGTCTGGGGAGAACCTGCTTTGGGAAAACATGCGCCCTACTCGTATCATGGCCCCAAAAATAGCAAACAAGTGGCTTTCGCCCGAGGaccaaataacaaacaaaaaactctaGTAGTACAGATACGCAGTGATCAACCAGTTCCTTTAGTTTTAAAAGGACGTCCCAATTTGGCTCACTCTCATGCAGCTCATACACATGCACATGCTCACAGCCATGCACATGCTCATGGTCATGTACTTACTCCTCATCATTTAAGTCATAGTCATGTACATCATCATATTAATGCTGGAGCTACGCATTTAAGAGGACAACAGAGACCTATTAAACTGCAAGCTGCACAATCTTACATGAAGAATCCCACATTCCAACGTAAacctttgaaaattaaattgacaaatacaaaaactaaattgtcGCCAGTACACAAACCAGCCACCAGTTATGATGTGCCCTTCAAATATGAAATACCCACAATACAGTCTCAAACCTATAGTGATTTACAACAATTGCCG TTGGATCATCATCATTTCGATTTCATCTCTGATAACTTTGCTCCCATACACACCATTCCCGCCCCCAATTTATCTATACAAGATAATCATTTGCATCCCGAGGAAACCTATTTGCCACCCTCTACTCCTAAGCCGCAAGTGTATCATCAACAAAAGTACAATTATCAAGTGAACGAAGAAAGCACCAATGACCAAACTTATGTAGATACTTTATCTGGCTCCCAAAAATTGGTTGCTCCTGATCCAGATCCTTCATTGCCAGCTGCCCCAGTACGCCCTGCCACAGAACCTTTCAATACACCCAGCAATGGTAAACCTTTGCCCGTTGATATCCAAAGCAATCATTTATCGGTGGCCCAACCTTTGTTGCAAATTGTAGGTGCTCAAGCTGGCCAACAATTAGCCCCCGAAATCTATCCCATACAATATACACAACCTATTGCTGCAATCCAAGCTGCCGCTCCCGTGCCCATTTACAATCCCACTTACTTAGTGCAACAATCCAATAATCTTTACTcccaacaccaacaacaattgTTCAAACCTGCCATTGATGCTGTGCCCGTAGTAGCAGCTGGTTATGTAAATGCCGATTTGACTCAAGAGGTTGCCAGTAATGGTCAAATCTTACAAGCTGCTAAAGATCCTCACAATAACATACATCCAGTCTTAGATGTAGCGCCACATTTTGCCCCTTTGATCGCTGCTCCTTCTTTAGATGAAGAACAATCGATTGATACGGCACCCTTCCATTTGCAAAATTTGGCGGGTCCTACTTCAGCAATTACGGGAACTACTGAG GCTTATGTTGAGGAAGAACAAGCAGAAGCCCAAAGACAGCAATATGAACAACaattgcaacagcaacaacaactccaactccaacagcaacaacaacaggaacaattacatttacaacaacaacaactgcatcAACAACAATTGGAAtaccaacaactacaacagttccatcaacagcagcaacaattcCAACAGCAACATCCTCAATACGTTACACCACAGCCCCAACAACAAGCTCTTGTGCAACCACAAAGACATCAACAACAAGATCCAGCGGCAGCAGCCTTTGAGGAACATCAACGTTTGGTACAACAACAACTGGGCGCTGATACTCCTCTAAGAATTTTTGTGCCCGATGAGGAAGAA GCCCGTTTGCAAAAGCGTTCCGACAACATTGTCAAGGGCACCATTGAAGATGTGGAAAACACCATTGGTGTCGAAGATGAACAGCCACAAGATGAATTATATGAAGTCTCCTCCTCTGTTGAGGTCTCCAGTGAagatcaacagcaacaacaacaatatgaacAACAAACAGAAACTTCATCAAATGAGGCAGagtaa
- the LOC111676458 gene encoding methionine aminopeptidase 1, with translation MAHKCETPDCGKEATLQCPTCLKMGIPGSYFCTQACFKGFWKEHKLIHALAEGVAKPKQSNEECGYNPYPYYRYTGPLRPYEKTPKRAVPESIERPDYADHPQGRAASEEAMRGNTSIKVLDDEEIEAMRVAGRLGRECLDEAAKAVDVGVTTDELDRLVHEAAIERDCYPSPLNYYNFPKSCCTSVNEVICHGIPDLRPLKDGDICNIDVTVYHHGFHGDLNETFFVGNVSEKHKKLVRVTYEALSKAIELVRPGVKYREIGNVIQKYVAPHGFSVVKSYCGHGIHRLFHTAPNVPHYAKNSAVGVMKAGHCFTIEPMISEGVAKAEQWPDDWTAVTADGLYSAQFEQTLLVTDTGCDILTKRRENNGQPWFMDKM, from the exons atggcACACAAATGTGAAACTCCCGATTGTGGCAAAGAGGCAACTCTTCAATGTCCCACTTGTTTAAAAATGGGCATACCAGGCTCTTACTTTTGTACACAGGCATGTTTTAAGGGTTTCTGGAAGGAACACAAGTTGATACATGCTTTAGCCG AGGGAGTAGCCAAACCAAAACAGTCCAATGAAGAGTGTGGTTATAATCCCTACCCCTACTACCGCTATACCGGTCCTTTGAGGCCCTATGAAAAAACTCCTAAAAGGGCAGTGCCCGAGAGCATAGAACGTCCAGATTATGCTGATCATCCACAGGGCAGAGCAGCCTCGGAAGAAGCCATGAGAGGCAATACTTCTATTAAGGTTTTGGACGATGAAGAAATTGAGGCCATGCGTGTGGCCGGCCGTTTAGGTCGTGAATGTTTAGATGAAGCTGCCAAAGCCGTAGATGTAGGTGTTACCACAGATGAGTTGGATCGTTTGGTGCATGAGGCCGCCATTGAGAGAGATTGTTATCCTTCTCCCTTGAACTATTACAATTTTCCCAAGTCCTGTTGCACTTCAGTTAACGAAGTTATTTGCCACGGCATACCCGATTTGAGACCACTCAAGGATGGTGATATTTGTAACATCGATGTTACCGTCTATCATCATGGTTTCCATGGCGATTTGAATGAAACTTTCTTTGTGGGTAATGTATCGGAAAAACATAAGAAACTGGTGCGTGTTACCTATGAGGCCTTATCAAAAGCCATAGAATTGGTAAGACCTGGTGTCAAGTACCGTGAGATAGGCAATGTTATACAGAAGTACGTGGCTCCTCATGGTTTTAGTGTGGTCAAGAGCTATTGCGGTCATGGCATTCACAGATTATTCCACACTGCCCCAAATGTGCCTCATTATGCta AAAACTCGGCTGTTGGTGTTATGAAAGCAGGTCATTGCTTTACTATTGAACCCATGATTTCCGAGGGTGTGGCTAAGGCTGAACAATGGCCTGATGATTGGACTGCTGTTACAGCTGATGGTTTGTATTCGGCACAATTTGAACAGACTTTACTGGTCACTGATACCGGTTGTGACATCTTAACAAAACGCCGCGAAAACAATGGCCAACCTTGGTTTATGGATAAAATGTAA
- the LOC111676441 gene encoding putative uncharacterized protein DDB_G0268364 isoform X1, producing MKPFYLTLLFFALLAVVWGEPALGKHAPYSYHGPKNSKQVAFARGPNNKQKTLVVQIRSDQPVPLVLKGRPNLAHSHAAHTHAHAHSHAHAHGHVLTPHHLSHSHVHHHINAGATHLRGQQRPIKLQAAQSYMKNPTFQRKPLKIKLTNTKTKLSPVHKPATSYDVPFKYEIPTIQSQTYSDLQQLPLDHHHFDFISDNFAPIHTIPAPNLSIQDNHLHPEETYLPPSTPKPQVYHQQKYNYQVNEESTNDQTYVDTLSGSQKLVAPDPDPSLPAAPVRPATEPFNTPSNGKPLPVDIQSNHLSVAQPLLQIVGAQAGQQLAPEIYPIQYTQPIAAIQAAAPVPIYNPTYLVQQSNNLYSQHQQQLFKPAIDAVPVVAAGYVNADLTQEVASNGQILQAAKDPHNNIHPVLDVAPHFAPLIAAPSLDEEQSIDTAPFHLQNLAGPTSAITGTTEAGFVVSNYYGNAHQDSSQLLQAYVEEEQAEAQRQQYEQQLQQQQQLQLQQQQQQEQLHLQQQQLHQQQLEYQQLQQFHQQQQQFQQQHPQYVTPQPQQQALVQPQRHQQQDPAAAAFEEHQRLVQQQLGADTPLRIFVPDEEEARLQKRSDNIVKGTIEDVENTIGVEDEQPQDELYEVSSSVEVSSEDQQQQQQYEQQTETSSNEAE from the exons ATGAAG cCCTTTTATTTAACCTTACTTTTCTTCGCACTTCTGGCTGTTGTCTGGGGAGAACCTGCTTTGGGAAAACATGCGCCCTACTCGTATCATGGCCCCAAAAATAGCAAACAAGTGGCTTTCGCCCGAGGaccaaataacaaacaaaaaactctaGTAGTACAGATACGCAGTGATCAACCAGTTCCTTTAGTTTTAAAAGGACGTCCCAATTTGGCTCACTCTCATGCAGCTCATACACATGCACATGCTCACAGCCATGCACATGCTCATGGTCATGTACTTACTCCTCATCATTTAAGTCATAGTCATGTACATCATCATATTAATGCTGGAGCTACGCATTTAAGAGGACAACAGAGACCTATTAAACTGCAAGCTGCACAATCTTACATGAAGAATCCCACATTCCAACGTAAacctttgaaaattaaattgacaaatacaaaaactaaattgtcGCCAGTACACAAACCAGCCACCAGTTATGATGTGCCCTTCAAATATGAAATACCCACAATACAGTCTCAAACCTATAGTGATTTACAACAATTGCCG TTGGATCATCATCATTTCGATTTCATCTCTGATAACTTTGCTCCCATACACACCATTCCCGCCCCCAATTTATCTATACAAGATAATCATTTGCATCCCGAGGAAACCTATTTGCCACCCTCTACTCCTAAGCCGCAAGTGTATCATCAACAAAAGTACAATTATCAAGTGAACGAAGAAAGCACCAATGACCAAACTTATGTAGATACTTTATCTGGCTCCCAAAAATTGGTTGCTCCTGATCCAGATCCTTCATTGCCAGCTGCCCCAGTACGCCCTGCCACAGAACCTTTCAATACACCCAGCAATGGTAAACCTTTGCCCGTTGATATCCAAAGCAATCATTTATCGGTGGCCCAACCTTTGTTGCAAATTGTAGGTGCTCAAGCTGGCCAACAATTAGCCCCCGAAATCTATCCCATACAATATACACAACCTATTGCTGCAATCCAAGCTGCCGCTCCCGTGCCCATTTACAATCCCACTTACTTAGTGCAACAATCCAATAATCTTTACTcccaacaccaacaacaattgTTCAAACCTGCCATTGATGCTGTGCCCGTAGTAGCAGCTGGTTATGTAAATGCCGATTTGACTCAAGAGGTTGCCAGTAATGGTCAAATCTTACAAGCTGCTAAAGATCCTCACAATAACATACATCCAGTCTTAGATGTAGCGCCACATTTTGCCCCTTTGATCGCTGCTCCTTCTTTAGATGAAGAACAATCGATTGATACGGCACCCTTCCATTTGCAAAATTTGGCGGGTCCTACTTCAGCAATTACGGGAACTACTGAGGCAGGTTTTGTTGTGTCCAATTATTATGGCAATGCCCATCAAGATTCTTCACAATTATTACAGGCTTATGTTGAGGAAGAACAAGCAGAAGCCCAAAGACAGCAATATGAACAACaattgcaacagcaacaacaactccaactccaacagcaacaacaacaggaacaattacatttacaacaacaacaactgcatcAACAACAATTGGAAtaccaacaactacaacagttccatcaacagcagcaacaattcCAACAGCAACATCCTCAATACGTTACACCACAGCCCCAACAACAAGCTCTTGTGCAACCACAAAGACATCAACAACAAGATCCAGCGGCAGCAGCCTTTGAGGAACATCAACGTTTGGTACAACAACAACTGGGCGCTGATACTCCTCTAAGAATTTTTGTGCCCGATGAGGAAGAA GCCCGTTTGCAAAAGCGTTCCGACAACATTGTCAAGGGCACCATTGAAGATGTGGAAAACACCATTGGTGTCGAAGATGAACAGCCACAAGATGAATTATATGAAGTCTCCTCCTCTGTTGAGGTCTCCAGTGAagatcaacagcaacaacaacaatatgaacAACAAACAGAAACTTCATCAAATGAGGCAGagtaa